One part of the Mya arenaria isolate MELC-2E11 chromosome 3, ASM2691426v1 genome encodes these proteins:
- the LOC128227106 gene encoding conserved oligomeric Golgi complex subunit 1-like has protein sequence MSTDGKSLPLAEMDTNLMFEQHTVEEIRGIEKRTRADIERKKEDLRTMVGERYRDLIEAADTIADMKNSALNVMSTIGRIEGLCADLRSAQLAPNSGGPARKKQELDNRRKEEARFHEVSAQIKLLLDIPEKVWTFLDGQDFLSASRLYLLAQHINTSLHLHSQGTPNFLYWFPVLNRQWAAISHFKFTILQGCRQLIKEAAVTDQKVAESLCVILLLENSNPRQVFNEFLLARTSAIQGVLSSGTESTKELVCSVVHLITTTVHQIYSVFYTPQDDQNDDTNLLLKVLSRVTSEKQCDTGLMDLHSSVSSRCLPKSIKEFCPSHKSVTVGVSQSHLHDNCTQWIQTCSCDVQSGVGKLLHFVNTVKHLATIRNTVWDIMAQDESLEHWEEVCQQVLNGPLHIWHDLLRPLFVDRVKALIQYQLNATVELTQRQVSKVIIEMDNPHSSPLVSEIDLGSYVWSESPGDIAPHTAWSPAGTRSLVESGGLMMKAKAYTPIVQSFCKNFDEKLKSVSEDYKFYMFLDPEGFIVPLETKPFNRWADSASLLTFIQTSCVASVNSLLEFLGKMRDECQSALTTSEQRLSNIGNKLLLSGRLCAAMCDLTPHLQQSMLGREQIARADGARSVLKKSSSGRLTAGRQEVNSAWEEVKAQLTTVQHSAYRLWIDHLVKITLASFCVAVNSSSPADTIKTCSRWEEVSIEEETEEGRKIMSKIAVPMQASWYLMSALYGLCCDLNNIGGHALARSVLEHLVVSVSDGLVSAYCGVVTQSGPALPQQRALQLLFDVRFLRLIIPRKDDTKESREYVRQLEVVISGLEEQVDPFDLDVFSPYMQANLHKLLTRSAVLLGGLTSLDRMGVYGVTSRPTAGPQQEQHNVLLLSTCHSRFSLLPLSTQQSRLPPPQPVISQTLYRGVESGSSLVETAAAVIPQHSQTKVGTSSSFYDKLGTGLGSMTEISSWFSSKGSK, from the exons ATGTCAACAGACGGAAAAA GTCTGCCCCTGGCAGAGATGGACACAAACCTGATGTTTGAGCAACACACGGTGGAGGAAATCCGGGGCATAGAGAAGAGGACCAG GGCTGACATTGAAAGAAAGAAGGAAGATCTAAGGACAATGGTTGG GGAGAGATACCGTGACTTGATAGAGGCAGCTGACACAATTGCGGATATGAAAAACAGTGCTCTCAAT GTGATGTCTACAATTGGTCGTATAGAAGGCCTGTGTGCGGACCTGCGTTCAGCCCAGCTGGCCCCTAACTCTGGGGGCCCGGCACGGAAGAAACAGGAGCTGGACAACAG gcGTAAAGAGGAAGCAAGGTTCCATGAGGTGTCAGCCCAGATTAAATTGCTGCTTGATATCCCGGAAAAG GTGTGGACATTCCTCGATGGGCAGGATTTCCTGTCAGCCAGTCGCCTGTATCTGCTGGCCCAGCACATCAACACCAGCCTGCACCTTCACTCCCAGGGCACTCCAAACTTCCTGTATTGGTTCCCCGTACTAAACAGACAGTGGGCGGCCATCTCACACTTCAAGTTCACCATTCTCCAG GGTTGCAGACAGCTCATCAAGGAGGCAGCTGTCACAGACCAG AAAGTAGCAGAAAGCCTGTGTGTCATCCTCCTGCTGGAAAACTCAAACCCTCGACAAGTCTTCAATGAATTTCTTCTCGCTAGAACA TCAGCGATCCAGGGCGTGTTGAGCTCGGGTACGGAGAGCACGAAGGAGCTGGTGTGCTCCGTGGTCCACCTCATTACCACCACAGTACACCAGATATACTCCGTCTTCTACACGCCACAGGACGACCAGAATG ATGACACAAACCTATTACTGAAGGTCCTTTCCAGAGTCACATCAGAGAAACAATGTG ACACAGGTCTCATGGATCTCCACAGCTCCGTATCCTCCAGATGTCTCCCAAAATCTATCAAGG AGTTTTGTCCGAGCCACAAGTCTGTCACCGTAGGTGTGTCCCAATCTCATCTCCATGACAACTGCACACAGTGGATACAGAC ATGTAGCTGTGATGTGCAGTCTGGTGTGGGAAAGCTTCTACACTTTGTCAACACCGTCAAACATCTTGCCACTATTCGCAACACTGTCTGGGATATCATGGCACAG GATGAGAGCCTGGAGCATTGGGAGGAGGTTTGCCAGCAAGTGTTGAACGGACCCCTCCACATTTGGCATGACTTGCTAAGGCCATTGTTTGTTGACAGAGTTAAG GCCCTGATCCAGTATCAGCTGAATGCCACTGTGGAACTGACCCAGAGACAGGTCAGCAAGGTCATTATAGAGATGGACAATCCCCACTCCAG CCCACTGGTGTCAGAGATTGACCTGGGCTCTTATGTGTGGTCAGAGAGCCCCGGGGACATCGCGCCCCACACAGCCTGGAGCCCTGCAGGCACCCGGTCACTCGTAGAGAGTGGGGGCCTCATGATGAAAGCCAAGGCTTACACACCCATTGTGCAGAG TTTCTGCAAAAACTTTGATGAGAAGTTGAAGAGCGTGAGTGAGGACTACAAGTTCTACATGTTCTTGGACCCCGAGGGGTTCATTGTTCCCTTGGAGACGAAGCCCTTCAACCGATGGGCAGACTCCGCCAGCCTCCTCACTTTTATACAGACCTCCTGTGTTGCCAGTGTCAACAG CCTGTTGGAGTTTCTGGGTAAGATGAGAGATGAGTGCCAGTCTGCCCTCACCACCTCAGAACAACGCCTCAGCAACATAGGAAACAA GTTGTTGTTGTCTGGGCGACTGTGTGCAGCCATGTGTGACCTGACCCCGCACCTCCAGCAGTCCATGCTGGGTAGGGAGCAGATTGCCAGGGCAGATGGAGCCAG GTCAGTGTTGAAGAAGTCTAGCAGTGGGCGACTCACTGCAGGGCGGCAAGAGGTCAATTCTGCCTGGGAAGAAGTGAAGGCTCAGCTCACAACTGTCCAACACTCTGCTTACAG ATTGTGGATAGACCACCTAGTGAAGATAACCCTGGCGAGTTTCTGTGTAGCAGTAAATTCCAGCTCGCCTGCTGATACCATCAAAACATGCTCT CGTTGGGAGGAGGTTTCCATTGAGGAGGAGACAGAGGAAGGGAGGAAGATCATGTCCAAAATTGCTGTACCCATGCAG gcGTCCTGGTATTTGATGTCAGCGCTGTATGGTTTGTGCTGTGACCTGAACAATATTGGAGGACATGCTCTCGCAAG GAGTGTGTTGGAGCATTTGGTGGTGAGTGTGTCAGATGGACTGGTATCGGCCTATTGTGGTGTGGTGACGCAGTCTGGCCCTGCCCTCCCCCAACAGCGCGCACTACAGCTCCTGTTTGACGTCCGCTTTCTCCGTCTTATCATTCCCAGGAAGGACGACACTAAG GAAAGTCGGGAGTATGTCCGTCAGCTGGAGGTTGTGATATCGGGGCTGGAGGAGCAGGTAGACCCGTTTGACCTCGACGTCTTCTCCCCCTACATGCAGGCTAACCTCCACAAACTCCTTACCAGATCTGCA GTGTTACTGGGTGGGTTGACCAGCCTGGACCGTATGGGTGTGTACGGGGTGACGTCACGGCCAACCGCGGGGCCCCAGCAGGAGCAACACAATGTGCTGCTGTTGTCAACATGTCATAGCCGTTTCTCCCTGCTTCCCCTCTCCACCCAGCAGTCCCGCCTCCCGCCGCCACAACCCGTCATCTCCCAGACACTTTATAGG GGTGTTGAGAGCGGATCCAGTCTGGTGGAGACAGCAGCAGCAGTCATCCCACAGCACTCCCAGACCAAGGTTGGAACCAGCTCATCATTCTACGACAAACTTGGCACAGGCCTCGGATCAATGACTGAGATCTCCAGCTGGTTTTCCTCTAAGGGGTCAAAATAG